The DNA window CCGCGCCACGTTTGAGCACCTGGCCCTGTTCACCGATCAACGCCCACATGCCCTGGCGATTGCGCATGGAGGGGCGCTTCTCGACCCGTATCTCGGGGTTTTCGGCGGTCCGTCGAAACGCGGAAAAGGCGGCGAAATCGCGGGTAAAATCCATCGCGTAATCGCGCCACTGACCGGCGGCGACCATGCGGCCGTACACGTCCATGATGCGCTGCAATTCCTGGCGCTCAAAACCAACCTGCCCGCCCTTGAGCGGAAACGGCAGCAACATTCCCGAACCGGTGCTCATGAGTGCGACATCATCCGCCGGTGTTCTCGCGCTTGTCTGCCGCATGCGAACGAATCTGCGCACGCAGGTCTGCCAGTTCGGCTTCCAGCGCGGCGAGACGCGTTTCGTCCGAAGCGCTCGGGCCGCACGGCTCCTTGCATGGGGTGCCATAAGGCAGGAAGTCCTTCGCCCATTCCTCGACCGGCACAAGCGTAGAGCGCGCCTTGAGCCCGATCATCGTCGCACCTTCGGGCACTTCATCGGTGACGACGGCATTGGACCCGATCCGCGCTCGCTCGCCGACAGTAATCGGGCCGAGGACCTGCGCGCCGGCCCCAATGATCACACCGTTGCAGATGGTCGGATGGCGTTTGCCGCCCTCCCCATTCGTCGGGTTCATTCCGCCCAGCGTCACATTCTGGTAGATCGTCACATCGTCGCCGATCTCGGCGGTTTCTCCGATCACCGTGAAGCCATGGTCGATGAAGAAGCGCTCGCCAATCTTGGCGCCGGGATGGATGTCGATACCGGTCAGGAAGCGCGAAAAATGGTTCACGAAGCGCGCGAGGAAGAACAGTCCGCCACCGAATAGCCAATGCGCGACCCGGTGCAGTCCGAGCGCGAGGACGCCCGGATACAGCAGCACCTCGGCACGCGAACGCGGCGCGGGATCGCGCGCGCGGATCGAGTCGAGATAGGCCTTCAGTGAGCCGAACAAATAAGCTCTCCGGTCGTCGTCACAACAAGTCTGGCTGGTCCGCTTCGGGATCGCCACCTTGCAGAATATCGAGCGCATCACGCCAGATCGCAAGGGTTGCGGGCTGTTTTCTTTCCAGGCTCAATCGGTCGATCGTCTCCACCAGCGCCTCGATCGCGGCATAATCGCGAGTCGCGCGGGGCACGAGATAGGCGCTCGCACCCTCGGGCATGGCGACTCCGCGCGACGTCGCATGCTCGGCGATCAGTTCGGCCAGCATGCTATCGTCGGGCGGTCCGATGGTGAGCTGGAGCGCGGCCCCCATCCGGCTGCGCAGGTCGGGCAGGCGAATGTCCCACGGACCCGCTGCGCGCGTGAGCAATAGCGGCCGGCCCGCCTCCTGCGCGCGATTCCAGAGGTGAAACAGCTCGGTCTCGTCGATCCGGTCCGCATCGTCGATCGCTTGCCCGCGTCCGAGCCCGGAGAACCAGCGCGCGAACAGCGACTTGCCCGAACGCGGCGGGCCGGCGAGTACGGCGGTGTGGAAGGGCCAGCCTTCGGGCGATTGCAGCGCTTCTGCAACCGCGCGATTGCCGCTGCCCAGCACGATACGGCGGGCATGGCCTGGCATCGCCTCGGCAAGAGGCAAGGCGATCTGCCGGTGCTTCTCGCTCACCGGGAGATCGTCAGCCGGTTGCCGCTGCCGCTGACACTGAAGCCGGCATCGCGCAGCCCCTTGCGCAGCGCCGCCTCGTCACCAGTGAAGACGATGCCGAGCACCGACGTACCGCCGAGCGCGGTCGAGCGGATCGACGCACTGCCTACTCCGGGAACGCCGCGGACAGATGAGAGCGTCCGGTCGATCGCGCCTGCATCGGGCGAGGCAAATTGCAACTGGAAGGACTGGACCGGGATCGAGGTTTCGATCGGCGCAGGCGTATCGCCCGGCGTTTCGGTCGCCTCGGGCGGCGGCGGCGGCGGTGCAGCCGGCGGATTAAGGGCATCGCGTCCCGCCGCGATCAGCGACGACACCCAACCGGGAATGGTCTGGCGCTGACGCAGCGAGCTGTCGGGCGTCAGAATCCCTTGTTCGAGCGCGAGTTCGTAGGCGCGGTTCATCCGGACCACGGCCTGCGAGAGCATTTGCGGCAATTTGTCCTGGCTATCCGCGCGGAGGCGGAAGCTGGCGAGATAGCGATTGTCCGGGCCGTAACGCGCGGTGAAGGTCCCCACCACCGGGCCGCCGGGATACTCGAAATCGAGTTCGGCCATCGGCATGATGACGTCCGCAGCATCGAACTTGCCGAGAATATTGCGCCACCAGATACGGCTCCGTTGCCCCGCATTGCCGGCAGTGATGAGCAGCGATTCGCCACCCGATCCGGCCGGACGCACATAGTCGATCTGGCTTTCGCCCGCGCGATACTGTGCCCAGGCGCGCTGCCACGGACCGCGCGTTTCGTAAACCTGCGCCACGCCGCCGGTATAGAGGACCGGGATGGTCAGCAGCGGAGCGGAGCGCGCGCCACCGCTTTTGCCGCCAACGAATTGGCCGGCGCGCTGGCGATCGAACACGACACCCAGCGTGGCGATGTAGCGGCGCGGGCCGATCTGTTCGCGCTCGATGATGATCGCGCTGGACATGCCTTCGAGCTGCGAATCGCTGCGCGACGGGCCACCGAGTTTCTCCCAGCCCTTGCGTCGGGCTTCCGCCCAGCCCTTTTCGCGCGCGTCTTCGGCGCTCGATCCGGTCACGTCGACCTTGATGTCGTACACCTCGATATCCCCGGTCGCGGCGACCGGCGCGATCCCGCGCTCGCCCATTACCTGTGCCCACAGGGCAGCCCCGGCAAAGGCCAGCGCAAGCACGGCCAGGAGGCCGACCACACGCAGCGAAAGGGCGGTTTGGCGAGAGGAGATAGGGTGCGACATCATCGAATGCGTGCGCTTTTGCCCAAAGGGGCGTGGAAATCCAAGCGCGAAAGCGTATGGAGCCGCGCATGACGTCGAAAAATGGCAGCTACACCTACGAACAGGCCGGAGTCTCGATCGAGAGCGGCAATGCTTTGGTCAAGGCGATCGGGCCGCTGGTGAAGGCGACTGCGCGCGCCGGCGCCGATGGCGAAATCGGCGGGTTCGGGGGATTCTTCGATCCCAAGGCCGCGGGCTACGAGGATCCGCTTCTCGTTGCCGCAAATGACGGGGTCGGCACCAAGCTGAAGCTCGCAATCGATCATGACCGACACGACAGCGTCGGAATCGATCTGGTCGCGATGTGCGTCAACGATCTGATCGTCCAGGGCGCCGAGCCGCTGTTCTTTCTCGATTACTTCGCAACCGGAAAGCTCGAGAACGGCATTGCCGAACGCGTGATCGCGGGCATCGCCGACGGCTGCAAACAGGCCGGATGCGCGCTGATCGGCGG is part of the Alteriqipengyuania halimionae genome and encodes:
- a CDS encoding DUF2794 domain-containing protein codes for the protein MSTGSGMLLPFPLKGGQVGFERQELQRIMDVYGRMVAAGQWRDYAMDFTRDFAAFSAFRRTAENPEIRVEKRPSMRNRQGMWALIGEQGQVLKRGAELRGVLAPLERRLVKAVGE
- the epsC gene encoding serine O-acetyltransferase EpsC; this translates as MFGSLKAYLDSIRARDPAPRSRAEVLLYPGVLALGLHRVAHWLFGGGLFFLARFVNHFSRFLTGIDIHPGAKIGERFFIDHGFTVIGETAEIGDDVTIYQNVTLGGMNPTNGEGGKRHPTICNGVIIGAGAQVLGPITVGERARIGSNAVVTDEVPEGATMIGLKARSTLVPVEEWAKDFLPYGTPCKEPCGPSASDETRLAALEAELADLRAQIRSHAADKRENTGG
- a CDS encoding HdaA/DnaA family protein, with translation MPGHARRIVLGSGNRAVAEALQSPEGWPFHTAVLAGPPRSGKSLFARWFSGLGRGQAIDDADRIDETELFHLWNRAQEAGRPLLLTRAAGPWDIRLPDLRSRMGAALQLTIGPPDDSMLAELIAEHATSRGVAMPEGASAYLVPRATRDYAAIEALVETIDRLSLERKQPATLAIWRDALDILQGGDPEADQPDLL
- a CDS encoding heavy-metal-associated domain-containing protein, which encodes MMSHPISSRQTALSLRVVGLLAVLALAFAGAALWAQVMGERGIAPVAATGDIEVYDIKVDVTGSSAEDAREKGWAEARRKGWEKLGGPSRSDSQLEGMSSAIIIEREQIGPRRYIATLGVVFDRQRAGQFVGGKSGGARSAPLLTIPVLYTGGVAQVYETRGPWQRAWAQYRAGESQIDYVRPAGSGGESLLITAGNAGQRSRIWWRNILGKFDAADVIMPMAELDFEYPGGPVVGTFTARYGPDNRYLASFRLRADSQDKLPQMLSQAVVRMNRAYELALEQGILTPDSSLRQRQTIPGWVSSLIAAGRDALNPPAAPPPPPPEATETPGDTPAPIETSIPVQSFQLQFASPDAGAIDRTLSSVRGVPGVGSASIRSTALGGTSVLGIVFTGDEAALRKGLRDAGFSVSGSGNRLTISR